In the genome of Actinomadura graeca, one region contains:
- a CDS encoding DUF3866 family protein has product MIRWRRGTVQGVRREWPGAIELDVDIPGDGQRRALAYPALVGRPEPGDTVLLNTTALAMGLGTGGYAMVVAVPDRLPPDPAGPGHLVKARYTPLQATVLGADEQGSPHHDTLRDADSLGGAPVIVADLHSALPPILAGLLAARPGTRAVYVMPDGGALPSWFSMSIARLTEAGALAATVTTGQAFGGDLEAVTVHTGLLAARLVLGADAVIVAQGPGNLGTGTRWGFSGVSAGEAVNAASVLGGRPVGSLRVSEGDARERHIGVSHHSLTAYGRVALAPADIPVPELGGPFGARVAADAAPLGDRHTLVPVPVDGLHDILRTAEKDWGVRLSTMGRRLDEDLPYFLTAAAAGRHTAALLS; this is encoded by the coding sequence GTGATCCGATGGCGCAGAGGGACCGTGCAGGGCGTCCGCCGCGAATGGCCGGGCGCGATCGAACTGGACGTCGACATCCCCGGGGACGGGCAGCGGCGCGCGCTCGCCTACCCCGCCCTCGTCGGACGGCCCGAACCCGGCGACACCGTCCTGCTCAACACCACCGCCCTCGCGATGGGCCTCGGCACCGGCGGGTACGCGATGGTCGTCGCCGTCCCCGACCGGCTGCCGCCCGACCCGGCCGGCCCCGGGCACCTGGTCAAGGCCCGCTACACCCCCCTGCAGGCCACCGTCCTCGGCGCCGACGAGCAGGGCTCCCCCCACCACGACACCCTCCGCGACGCCGACTCCCTCGGCGGCGCGCCCGTCATCGTCGCCGACCTGCACTCGGCGCTCCCGCCGATCCTCGCCGGCCTCCTCGCCGCCCGCCCCGGCACCCGCGCCGTGTACGTCATGCCCGACGGCGGGGCGCTGCCGTCCTGGTTCTCCATGTCCATCGCCCGGCTCACCGAGGCGGGCGCCCTCGCCGCCACCGTCACCACCGGGCAGGCGTTCGGCGGCGACCTGGAGGCCGTCACCGTCCACACCGGCCTCCTCGCCGCCCGCCTCGTCCTCGGCGCCGACGCCGTCATCGTCGCGCAGGGCCCCGGCAACCTCGGCACCGGCACCCGCTGGGGGTTCTCCGGCGTGTCCGCCGGGGAGGCCGTGAACGCCGCGTCGGTCCTCGGCGGCCGCCCGGTCGGATCACTGCGCGTCAGCGAGGGCGACGCCCGCGAACGCCACATCGGGGTCTCCCACCACTCCCTCACCGCCTACGGGCGCGTCGCCCTCGCCCCCGCAGACATCCCCGTCCCCGAGCTCGGCGGCCCCTTCGGCGCCCGCGTCGCCGCCGACGCCGCGCCCCTCGGCGACCGCCACACCCTCGTCCCCGTCCCCGTGGACGGACTGCACGACATCCTCCGCACCGCTGAGAAGGACTGGGGCGTCCGCCTGTCCACCATGGGCCGCCGCCTTGACGAGGACCTCCCGTACTTCCTCACCGCCGCCGCCGCCGGACGCCACACCGCCGCGCTGCTCAGCTGA
- a CDS encoding DUF3291 domain-containing protein produces the protein MTDDAPAPPHLAQLNVGTLRFPLGDPRMADFVALLDPVNALADATPGFVWRLVEEGADDATGLRPAGADVIVNLSVWESAEALWDFVYRSAHLDTMRRRREWFRRHVDAHAVLWWIPAGHVPTVEEALERLALLRGGGPSPRAFTFNSPYTADEAAEAAAIGRGGVGGVGGVGRPGLEGVGRTGLEEVS, from the coding sequence ATGACCGATGACGCCCCCGCGCCCCCGCATCTGGCCCAGTTGAACGTCGGGACGCTCCGCTTCCCGCTCGGCGATCCGAGGATGGCGGACTTCGTCGCGCTGCTCGATCCGGTGAACGCCCTGGCCGACGCCACGCCCGGCTTCGTGTGGCGCCTGGTGGAGGAGGGCGCGGACGACGCGACCGGCCTGCGCCCCGCCGGCGCCGACGTGATCGTGAACCTCTCGGTGTGGGAGTCGGCGGAGGCGCTGTGGGACTTCGTGTACCGCAGCGCGCACCTGGACACGATGCGGCGCCGCCGCGAGTGGTTCCGGCGGCACGTGGACGCGCATGCCGTCCTGTGGTGGATCCCGGCGGGCCATGTGCCCACCGTGGAGGAGGCCCTGGAACGGCTCGCCCTGCTCCGCGGCGGCGGCCCGTCGCCGCGCGCCTTCACCTTCAATTCCCCTTACACGGCAGACGAGGCGGCGGAGGCGGCGGCGATCGGGCGCGGAGGGGTCGGAGGGGTCGGAGGGGTTGGCCGACCGGGTCTGGAAGGTGTCGGCCGAACCGGGCTTGAAGAGGTCAGCTGA
- a CDS encoding helix-turn-helix transcriptional regulator yields the protein MDDIDAVASLRDPVRRRLYEFVAAQGREVGRNEAAEAAGVQRSLAAFHLDRLVEVGLLEVGSRRLTGRSGPGAGRPAKVYRRSAAERGVSVPPRDYRTAAALMAEAAEAAGLDREVQDAARRRGRALRGPGGSCGDLGGLAEVLAARGYDPVLEEAVGEADGVVGGRGDGEGDGEGHGEGHGGTGARERRAVLRMRNCPFHVVAELFPPLVCGMNLALLEGLVEGSDGVRVRMDPRPGWCCVVAETSKTKDR from the coding sequence GTGGACGACATCGACGCGGTGGCGTCGCTGCGGGATCCGGTGCGGCGGCGGTTGTACGAGTTCGTGGCGGCGCAGGGCCGTGAGGTGGGCCGGAACGAGGCGGCGGAGGCGGCGGGCGTCCAGCGGTCTTTGGCGGCGTTCCACCTGGACAGGCTGGTGGAGGTCGGGCTGCTGGAGGTGGGCAGCAGGCGGCTGACGGGGCGGTCGGGGCCGGGTGCGGGGCGTCCGGCGAAGGTGTACCGGCGGTCGGCGGCGGAGCGCGGCGTGTCGGTGCCGCCGCGGGACTACCGGACGGCGGCGGCGCTGATGGCGGAGGCCGCGGAGGCGGCCGGCCTGGACCGGGAGGTGCAGGACGCGGCGCGGCGGCGGGGCAGGGCGCTGCGCGGGCCCGGTGGGTCGTGTGGTGATCTGGGCGGGTTGGCGGAGGTGCTGGCCGCGCGCGGATACGACCCCGTCCTGGAGGAGGCCGTCGGTGAGGCCGACGGCGTGGTCGGCGGCCGGGGCGACGGCGAGGGCGACGGCGAGGGCCACGGCGAGGGCCACGGCGGAACCGGGGCGAGGGAGCGGCGTGCGGTGCTGCGCATGCGCAATTGCCCGTTCCATGTGGTCGCGGAGTTGTTCCCGCCGTTGGTGTGCGGGATGAACCTGGCGTTGCTGGAGGGCCTGGTGGAGGGGTCGGACGGTGTGCGGGTGCGGATGGATCCGCGTCCGGGGTGGTGCTGCGTCGTGGCGGAGACTTCTAAAACTAAAGATCGTTGA
- a CDS encoding FKBP-type peptidyl-prolyl cis-trans isomerase codes for MRSRSAVVSVAVLLAVPSVFAAGCSDGGGVRVTVRGDFGRLPEVSFPKGAPGGSLAVKTLSDGRGAGARKGDLVVADYVGYRWSRSGRKLLASSFAAGRPEAFPTWGVVPGLRRAFEGARVGSRVVASIPPKDGFGEQGNAARQIGGDDTLVYVLDVRGVYSASAGPHGRAEPPLGDPGLPRVSGGGAPSVTVPRAAPPKGLVVRTLVLGDGPVVRKGQLLAVQYAGFFWRDGRTFGSSWAAGHPNGVTVGTGQVMKGWDQGLVGQRVGSRMLLVVPPSLGYGAKGLAQAGIKGSDTLVFVVDVLGAH; via the coding sequence ATGCGCAGTCGTTCCGCCGTCGTGTCCGTGGCCGTCCTGCTGGCCGTGCCGTCCGTGTTCGCGGCGGGGTGTTCGGACGGCGGTGGTGTGCGGGTGACGGTGAGGGGCGATTTCGGGCGGCTTCCGGAGGTGTCGTTCCCGAAGGGGGCGCCGGGTGGTTCGCTGGCGGTGAAGACGCTGTCGGACGGCCGGGGTGCGGGGGCGCGCAAGGGTGATCTGGTGGTGGCCGATTATGTCGGTTACCGGTGGAGCCGGAGCGGGCGGAAGCTGCTGGCGAGCAGTTTCGCGGCGGGGCGGCCGGAGGCGTTTCCGACGTGGGGTGTGGTGCCGGGGCTGCGGCGGGCGTTCGAGGGTGCGCGGGTGGGGTCGCGGGTGGTGGCGTCGATTCCGCCGAAGGACGGGTTCGGGGAGCAGGGGAACGCCGCGCGGCAGATCGGCGGTGATGACACGCTGGTGTACGTCCTGGACGTGCGGGGGGTGTATTCGGCGTCGGCGGGGCCGCATGGGAGGGCGGAGCCGCCGCTGGGTGATCCGGGGTTGCCGAGGGTGTCGGGGGGCGGGGCGCCGAGTGTGACGGTTCCGCGGGCGGCGCCGCCGAAGGGGTTGGTGGTGCGGACGCTGGTGCTGGGGGACGGCCCGGTGGTGCGGAAGGGCCAGTTGCTGGCGGTGCAGTATGCGGGGTTCTTCTGGAGGGACGGTCGGACGTTCGGTTCGTCGTGGGCGGCGGGGCATCCGAACGGGGTGACGGTGGGTACCGGCCAGGTGATGAAGGGCTGGGATCAGGGGCTGGTGGGGCAGCGGGTGGGGAGCCGGATGCTGCTGGTGGTGCCGCCGTCGCTGGGGTATGGGGCGAAGGGGCTGGCGCAGGCGGGGATCAAGGGGTCGGACACGCTGGTGTTCGTCGTGGACGTTCTCGGCGCGCACTGA